The genomic interval CGGTATCATCGGTCTGGCTTCGCTGCCCGTGGAGCAGTACCCCGATATCGCGCCTCCGACGGTGATGGTGAGCGCCACCTATCCGGGCGCCAACGCCGAAACGATCCAGAAGTCGGTGATCGTACCCCTCGAGGAGGCGATCAACGGCGTGGAGAACATGATGTACATTCAGTCCGAAGCCTCGAACTCGGGCAGCGCCTCGATCACGGTCTATTTCCGCCAGGGAACCGACCCGGACATGGCGGCCGTGAACGTCCAGAACAAGGTGGCCACGGCCACGGGACAGTTGCCGGGCGAGGTGACGCAGATCGGCGTGACGACCATGAAGCGTCAGACTTCGATGCTGAAGGTGATCTCCATCAGCAGCCCCGACGACACGTATGACGAGGGCTTCCTCGCCAACTACTTCTCCATCAACATCGAACCGCGCATCAAACGTATCCAGGGCGTAGGCGAGTGCTTCGTGCTCGGCGCCGACTACGCAATGCGAATCTGGCTCAAGCCCGACGTGATGGCGCAGTACAACCTCGTCCCGTCGGACATCACGGGCGTACTCTCCGAACAGAACATCGAGGCGGCCACCGGTTCGCTGGGCGAGAATTCGGACAACACGTTCCAGTACACGATGAAGTACCGCGGCCGTCTGATGACCCCGGAGGAGTTCGGCGAAATCGTGATCCGCTCGCTGAACGACGGCAGCGTTCTGAAACTCAAGGATGTGGCCGAAGTGGAGATGGGCGACGAATCGTACGCCTACTCGGGCAAGGTGAACGGTCACCCGGGCGTGTCGGCCATGATCTTCCAGACCGCCGGTACGAACGCCACGCAGATCGTCGGCGACATCAACGCCCTGCTCGACGAATGCCGCGCCGAGCTGCCGAAAGGCATCGAGATCACCGACCTGATGAGCGTGACGGACTTCCTCTACGCCTCGATGAACGAGGTGCTGAAGACCCTGATCGAAGCCATCATCCTCGTCGTACTGGTGGTGTATGTCTTCTTGCAGGACATCCGCTCGACGCTGGTCCCCACGATCTCCATCTTCGTCGCCCTGATCGGAACGTTCGGCTTCCTCGCATTGGCCGGCTTCTCGATCAACCTCCTGACGCTGTTCGCCCTCGTGCTGGCGATCGGTACGGTCGTCGATGACGCCATCATCGTCGTCGAAGCCGTCCAGGCGCGCTTCGACGTGGGCTACAAGTCTTCGTACATGGCCACCATCGACGCCATGTCGGGCATCACGTCGGCCATCATCACCTCGACGCTCGTCTTCATGGCCGTGTTCATCCCCGTAACCATGATGGGCGGCACGTCGGGTACGTTCTACACGCAGTTCGGTATCACGATGGCCGTGGCCGTAGGTCTTTCGGCCGTGAACGCCCTCACGCTGTCGCCGGCGCTCTGCGCCCTGATCCTGAAGCCGTATCTCGACGAGAACGGCGAGATGCGCGACAACTTCGCCGCACGCTTCCGCAAGGCCTTCAACGCCGCGTTCGGCGTCATGGTCAAGAAATACAAGCACGGCGTGCTGCTCTTCATCAAGCACAAGTGGCTCATGTGGTCCACGCTCGCGCTGGCATTCGGCCTGCTGATCGTGCTGATGAACAACACGAAGACGGGTCTGGTTCCCGACGAGGACCAGGGTACGGTGATGGTGAACGTCACGCTGGCCCCCGGTTCGTCACTGGCCGAGACCACGAGCGTGATGGAGGAAATCAGCCGCCGTCTGGAGAAAATCCCGCAGATCCGCGACTTCAACGCCATCTCCGGATACGGTATAATCGCCGGACAGGGCCCCTCGTACGGTATGTGTATCATCAAGCTCAAGGACTGGGACGAGCGTCCTGAAAAATCGGACGGCGTGCAGGCCGTCATCGGACAGATCTACGCCCTCACGGCCGATATCAAGAAGGCCCAGGTCTATGCCATGGCTCCCCCGATGATTACGGGTTACGGTACGGGCAACGGCATTTCGATGCACCTGCAGGACCGCGCTGGCGGCAGCACGGAGGACTTCTTCAACGTCTCGCAGCAGTTCATCGGCGCGCTGAACCAGCGTCCGGAATTCGAACGTGCCGTCACGACCTTCAATATCGCCTTCCCCCAGTATATGGTGGACATCGACGCTGCGAAGGCCAAGCGTGCCGGCATCTCGCCCACGTCGATCCTCTCGACGATCTCGGGATACTACGGCGGACAGTACGTGTCGTACTTCAACCGCTTCTCGAAGGTTTACCGCGTCATCATCCAGGCCGATCCGAAGTATCGTCTCGACGCCGAGTCGCTCAACAACGTCTTCGTGCGCACGGACAGCGGCGAGATGGCTCCCGTAAGCCAGTTCGCCACGCTGACGAAGACCTACGGCGCTGAGGTGCTCAACCGCTTCAACCTCTACAACTCGATCGCCATCAACGGTACGAACGCCAGCGGCTATTCGACCGGCGAAGCGATCGCCGCGGTCCGTGAAACCGCCGAACAGCTCCTGCCGAAAGGCTACGGATACGAATTCGACGGCATCACGCGCGAGGAGAGCCAGACGACGAACAACACGGCGATTATCTTCGGTATCTGTATCCTGCTCATTTACCTGATCCTGAGCGCCCTTTACGAGAGCTTCTTCGTTCCGTTCGCCGTCATTCTGTCGGTTCCGTGCGGTCTGATGGGTTCGTTCCTGCTGGCCAAGGCCATGGGACTCGAGAACAACATCTATCTCCAGACGGGTATCATCATGCTGATCGGTCTGCTGTCGAAGACGGCCATCCTCATCACGGAGTACGCCGCCGACCGCCGCGCCGCAGGCATGTCGCTCACGCAGGCCGCCGTATCGGCAGCCAAGGCCCGTCTGCGTCCTATTCTGATGACGGTGCTCACCTGCGTATTCGGTATGCTGCCGCTGATGACCGCATCGGGCGTGGGCGCTCACGGCAACTCGACCCTCGGCGCCGGCGTCGTAGGCGGTATGATCGTGGGTACGCTGGCGCTGCTGTTCCTCGTGCCGACGCTGTTCATCGTCTTCCAGACCCTTCAGGAGAAGGTCAAGCCGGTGGAACTGGACCCCGATCCGCAGTGGGCCGTGCGCGCCGAACTCGAAGATGCTAAAAACGAGAAAGAGGAGAAATAACACATGAAAAAGATACTGATTATCTGCCTTGCAGCCGCCATGACGGGCTGCGGCATCTACAAGCCCTACTCCCGTCCCGAGTCGATCGAGACCGACGGACTGTACGGCACGGCCGAAACGGCGGATTCGACGACCATCGGCGACATTACGTGGCAGGAGATGTTCTCCGACCCGCAGTTGCAGGCGCTCATCGCCCAGGCGCTGGAGAACAACACCGACCTGCAGTCGGCCCAGTGGCGCGTGAAGGAGGCCGAAGCTACGCTCAAATCGGCCCGTCTGGCCTATCTGCCGTCGTTCAACTTCGCCCCGCAGGGGTCGATCAGCAGCTTCGACAACGCCAACACGACGAAAACCTATTCGATCCCCGTCACGGCCAGTTGGCAGATCGACATCTTCGGCGGTATCACCAACGCCAAGCGGAAGGCCAAGGCGCTCTACCTGCAGAGCAGGGAGTACGAACAGGCCGTCAAGACGCAGCTCATCGCCAGCGTAGCGAACCTCTACTACACGCTGCTGATGCTCGACAGCCAGTACGAAGTGACCGGCGAAACGGCCCGGAAGTGGGAGGAGACCGTCCGCACGATGCGCGCCATGAAGGATGCCGGCATGACCAACGAGGCGGGCGTAGCCCAGTACGAGGGCTCCTACTACGCGATCGAAGCCTCGCTGCACGACCTCGAATACTCGATCCGCGAAGCCGAAAACAGCCTTTGCTCCGTGCTCGGGCTGGCTCCGCAGGAGATCACGCGCGGCAGCTTGGACAACCAGCAGCTTCCGCAGGAGCTCGCCGTGGGCGTACCGGTCCAGATGCTCTCGAACCGTCCCGACGTGCGCAGCGCCGAGTATTCGCTCATGCAGTCCTTCTATGCGACCAACGCCGCCCGTTCGGCGCTCTATCCTTCGATCACGCTGAGCGGCTCGGCAGGGTGGACCAACAACGGAGGAATGGGTGTTTCCGATCCCGGCAAACTGCTTCTTTCGGCCGCAGGATCGCTGTTGCAGCCGATCTTCAACGCCGGAGCCAACCGGGCGAACCTGAAGATCGCCAAGGCCCAGCAGGAGGAGGCCAAGCTCTCGTTCCGGCAGACGCTGCTCAATGCCGGCGCCGAGGTGAACAACGCCTTGACGCAATGTCAGTCGGCCCGCGCCAAAACCGACCTGCGAGCCAAACAGATCGAAGCCCTGACGCGCGCCGTGGAGAGCACCGAACTGCTCATGGAGCACAGTTCGACTACCTACCTCGAAGTGCTGACCGCCCAGCAGTCGCTGCTCTCGGCCCAACTGTCGCAGATCACCGACCGTTTCGACGAAATCCAGGGCATCGTAAACCTCTACCAGGCCCTCGGCGGAGGTCGTGACCTTACGACGGAGGAGAAGTGATGAAACGGGGAGCGACCAAGGAGGAGATCATCCGCACGACGCAGGACCTCATCACCCGGAACGGCATCCGTGCCGTCCGGGTCGATGAGATCGCGCAAAGGCTGGGTATCTCGAAGCGCACCCTCTACGAAATGTTCGCAGACAAGAACGACCTGATAAGCGCCTGCCTCGACGATCTGGCCCGCCGGCAGCGGCAGCGCATCGCGGCCAGCCGCAGACGACGCAGCGGCAATCCGCTGCAAAGGACGCTCCGGCTCGCCAACGACTATATCGACAGCCTCTATACGGTCGATCACAGTTTTCTGGCGGACATACGTCGCAAGGTCCTCTTCGCCGAACAATACGACGAACACCGCGAGTTCTGGCGCAAGGA from Alistipes dispar carries:
- a CDS encoding efflux transporter outer membrane subunit — its product is MKKILIICLAAAMTGCGIYKPYSRPESIETDGLYGTAETADSTTIGDITWQEMFSDPQLQALIAQALENNTDLQSAQWRVKEAEATLKSARLAYLPSFNFAPQGSISSFDNANTTKTYSIPVTASWQIDIFGGITNAKRKAKALYLQSREYEQAVKTQLIASVANLYYTLLMLDSQYEVTGETARKWEETVRTMRAMKDAGMTNEAGVAQYEGSYYAIEASLHDLEYSIREAENSLCSVLGLAPQEITRGSLDNQQLPQELAVGVPVQMLSNRPDVRSAEYSLMQSFYATNAARSALYPSITLSGSAGWTNNGGMGVSDPGKLLLSAAGSLLQPIFNAGANRANLKIAKAQQEEAKLSFRQTLLNAGAEVNNALTQCQSARAKTDLRAKQIEALTRAVESTELLMEHSSTTYLEVLTAQQSLLSAQLSQITDRFDEIQGIVNLYQALGGGRDLTTEEK
- a CDS encoding TetR/AcrR family transcriptional regulator, which gives rise to MKRGATKEEIIRTTQDLITRNGIRAVRVDEIAQRLGISKRTLYEMFADKNDLISACLDDLARRQRQRIAASRRRRSGNPLQRTLRLANDYIDSLYTVDHSFLADIRRKVLFAEQYDEHREFWRKELSLNLEECRGGGLLLSEIDTAALAEQLMSTLFELRLNRTTREELYLLCRTILRGAATQQGIDLIDRKP
- a CDS encoding efflux RND transporter permease subunit — its product is MTLKHFIERPVLASVISIVIVIAGIIGLASLPVEQYPDIAPPTVMVSATYPGANAETIQKSVIVPLEEAINGVENMMYIQSEASNSGSASITVYFRQGTDPDMAAVNVQNKVATATGQLPGEVTQIGVTTMKRQTSMLKVISISSPDDTYDEGFLANYFSINIEPRIKRIQGVGECFVLGADYAMRIWLKPDVMAQYNLVPSDITGVLSEQNIEAATGSLGENSDNTFQYTMKYRGRLMTPEEFGEIVIRSLNDGSVLKLKDVAEVEMGDESYAYSGKVNGHPGVSAMIFQTAGTNATQIVGDINALLDECRAELPKGIEITDLMSVTDFLYASMNEVLKTLIEAIILVVLVVYVFLQDIRSTLVPTISIFVALIGTFGFLALAGFSINLLTLFALVLAIGTVVDDAIIVVEAVQARFDVGYKSSYMATIDAMSGITSAIITSTLVFMAVFIPVTMMGGTSGTFYTQFGITMAVAVGLSAVNALTLSPALCALILKPYLDENGEMRDNFAARFRKAFNAAFGVMVKKYKHGVLLFIKHKWLMWSTLALAFGLLIVLMNNTKTGLVPDEDQGTVMVNVTLAPGSSLAETTSVMEEISRRLEKIPQIRDFNAISGYGIIAGQGPSYGMCIIKLKDWDERPEKSDGVQAVIGQIYALTADIKKAQVYAMAPPMITGYGTGNGISMHLQDRAGGSTEDFFNVSQQFIGALNQRPEFERAVTTFNIAFPQYMVDIDAAKAKRAGISPTSILSTISGYYGGQYVSYFNRFSKVYRVIIQADPKYRLDAESLNNVFVRTDSGEMAPVSQFATLTKTYGAEVLNRFNLYNSIAINGTNASGYSTGEAIAAVRETAEQLLPKGYGYEFDGITREESQTTNNTAIIFGICILLIYLILSALYESFFVPFAVILSVPCGLMGSFLLAKAMGLENNIYLQTGIIMLIGLLSKTAILITEYAADRRAAGMSLTQAAVSAAKARLRPILMTVLTCVFGMLPLMTASGVGAHGNSTLGAGVVGGMIVGTLALLFLVPTLFIVFQTLQEKVKPVELDPDPQWAVRAELEDAKNEKEEK